TGCCAGGATCATGGCTTTCATAAATTTGGGTCTCTTAGCGCTAGGCCATTAACGTCGGTTCTGGGTTCAGTGCAACCCTGGGGTGCGTCTCAGGTACGACGGCTCTTGTCTGGCGGACGGCCTAAGTCAAATCACTTAGGTTGCGTCGTTATTTGTCGTCTGGCCCATTTTAACTAACGAGGGGTTTGGGGAGCTATCAGTCCCGCGCTGTATGCGAAGCATTAGCATCGGAATACATGGACTCCCCGCGCTTGTCGATTCCCCTCGCTGGGGATGAGACGAGCATTTACCAGCAGCCATAACTTGTGGTCAACGATAGCCATGCTAACAATGAACTACACCTACCGAATCTATCCAGATGTCACGCAACAGACAGAGCTGTTGGAGTGGCTTGAGACGTGTAGAGGCGTGTATAACTACGCTTTGTGCGAACTCAAAGACTGGATTGCTTCGCGTAAGTGTTCGGTAGACAGGTGTTCGCTCGAAAAGGAATATATCATTCCCGCCAATGAGCCGTTCCCGTCCTACCATCGCCAACAAAACAACCTGCCCAAAGCTAAGAAGCAATTCCCGCACTTGGGCAAGGTGCATTCTCAGGTTTTGCAAACTACGATTCGTAGACTGCACGATAGCTGGGAAGCGTTTCAGAAGCGTGGACATGGATTCCCGCGTTTCAAAAAGTTTGGTCAGTTCAAGTCCTTTGTGTTCCCCCAGTTCAAGGACAACCCTATCGATGGCTTCACGATCAAATTGCCAAAGATCGGGGAAGTACCGATCAACCTGCATCGCCCCATTCCAGAAGGCTTCAAGGTAAAGCAGGCGTGAATCTTATCTAAAGTGCGAGGGACTCAGTGGTATGTCGCTATCACCATTGAATCGGATGTGTCGGTTCCCGATGCCCCAGTTTATGGTCGAGCGATTGGCATTGACTTAGGATTGGAACGATTCTTGACAGCTTCGGACGGCAGTTTCCAGGAGCGTCCTAAATTTTTCCAGTCGATGCAGCGCAAGCTGAAATTGCTGCAACGCAGATCGGCGCGAAAACAGAAGGGTTCTCAAAACTGGGAAAAGGCGCAGGTCAAAGTGGCCAGGATGCACCACCGGATTACGAACCGTCGTAAAGATTTTCACTTGAAAACGGCTCACAAGCTTTGCGACCAAGCACAGATGATCTTTGCAGAAGACCTCAACGTCGAAGGGTTGACGCGAGGAATACTGAGAAAAGATTGCGTTGATGCTGCCTTTGGGCAATTTCTGTCTCTGACGGAATGGGTCTGCTGGAAACGGGGGGTGTACTTTGCGACGGTCAATCCCAACGGGACTAGCCAAACCTGCCCGTCCTGCCTTGCTACTGTCAGCAAAGGTCTGGGAATCAGAGAGCATCAATGTCCTGAGTGTGGGTATCGAACACATCGTGACCATGCCGCAGCAGAGATGGTTTTGCACCGTGGACTAGAGAACGTAGTAGCCCAGGGACTCTGGGGAAAGGAAACAGCCTGCCAAGTCGGTCTGTCGGGGGTCTATGACCTAGATAAGTGGCGTGGGGCAGGAATATCCAATCGCGAGGTTGGGAAGCCCTCGCTGTACCCGTAGGGTCAGCGTCGGGAGGATGTCACGTGACACAATTAGCCAGCGCCAACCTGCCCATAGGCGGAGGGCGCGACTTCGAGGGCGGGCTCTAGGATACGAATTTTGAGATCTTGGTAGAAATCATCTTGCAGCAGCTCGACTTTGGACTGGGCCGATAGCAGCAGCAAGGCCCAGAAAACCCCCACGCGATCGCTCGGTTTGGCGAGTTCGTGGCCGCAGTCGGCCCACAGGGTCAGCAGATGATCAAAATCGAGCCATTCTCGCTCTGCGTGCAGGGCGTCTCCCTGGTCGCGCAGCAGGGTCTCCAGGGCGATCGCCACCTCCGTCAGGTTTTCCTGGTGGGCTAGCTGCGTGATTGCCCGGACGGTCTGGCTGCGGCTTTGTTTGGGGATGCGGCGGGTGCGGGGCCGGGGCGGTCGCGACTCCAGGGCGACGGCGATCAGCTCCAGCTGCTCGATCAGCTCTGGCAGGGTGACGCGGCGCTGCTGGGGCGGCCGAGCGACGGCCCGTCGACGGATTCG
This genomic stretch from Geitlerinema sp. PCC 7407 harbors:
- a CDS encoding segregation/condensation protein A, encoding MTASLAQHAIAMLIDLAERGEINPWDVQVIDVIDRFLSELKPVETQAFDRAAYEAELSRSGQAFLYASMLVLLKADSLARLETDEAEAPAEVEEFFEDFSPLGSNPLPLNLERRIRRRAVARPPQQRRVTLPELIEQLELIAVALESRPPRPRTRRIPKQSRSQTVRAITQLAHQENLTEVAIALETLLRDQGDALHAEREWLDFDHLLTLWADCGHELAKPSDRVGVFWALLLLSAQSKVELLQDDFYQDLKIRILEPALEVAPSAYGQVGAG